The Xylanibacillus composti nucleotide sequence TCCCGAACGGGGGCTGGCGAGCGCCTACCGTTAGCCAAGGGCAAGGGTGTCGGCCGCGAGGCGGAATCTGAAGGAAGCCGGAAGCAAATGCACGGGCCAAGGTACACGAACCTAATTTGAGGCAGGGTTAGACGGATGAGTTGCCCATACACAACGAAATCCTAAGCCGCCAAGGGCTAGCCCTGTAGACTTGGGTGGTCGCGGGCAGACAGATGACGCTCTTATCTGGGGAGGCCTGCGGAATACACGAAGTGACTTCGTAACCGCAACCGAGAGGTTGCGCTGAATCCGCAGGAGTCAGCAGAGGCCATAGTACGCAAGTACGGGACGCCAGAAAGCGGAAGGGCCGAACCGAAAGGAGAGAGGAAACCGATGCGTTCGCGTGAAGAGCAACGACAGCAGAATATCCCGCAAGGGAGCTCACGGCAAAGAGATACGGTGAAGCCGGAAGGGTATGCCGGAGTGCCGAGTTCTTCGCCGGCACAAGTCGCCCCTTCCTCTCGCGAAGGCCAGAACGACCTGCTGGAGAAGATGCTGGGAAGGGAAAACCTTCTGCTCGCTTACAAGCGAGTCATCCAAAACGGAGGAGCCCCCGGCGTGGACGGCGTAACGGTAGCGGAGCTACAAGCTTACCTGAAAACACACTGGGAATCGGTGAAAGCCGAACTCCTCGCGGGAACGTACAGACCGATGCCGGTCAGACGGGTGGAAATCCCCAAACCCGGAGGCGGCGTGCGGCTGCTTGGCATCCCGACCGTAATGGACCGTTTGCTCCAGCAAGCGCTTCTGCAAGTGATGAATCCGATCTTCGATGCTCAATTCTCGTGGTACAGCTACGGATTTAGACCGGGGAAGAGAGCACATGAGGCAGTTTTGCAAGCACAACGCCATATCCAAAGTGGCCTGAGATGGGTCGTGGACATGGATTTGGAGAAGTTCTTTGACCGGGTGAATCATGACATTCTCATGGCCAGGGTGGCAAGGAGAGTGACGGACAAGCGTGTCCTGAAACTGATCCGGTCCTACCTCAACGCCGGAGTGATGGCAAATGGAGTCTGCCAGAAGACGGAAGAAGGCACACCGCAAGGAGGCCCTTTAAGTCCGCTATTGGCGAATATCCTGCTGGACGACTTGGACAAGGAACTCATGAAGCGCGGCCTGCGGTTCGTTCGGTACGCGGATGATTGCAACATCTTTGTCGCAAGCAAGCGCGCCGGAGAACGTGTCATGGAATCGGTGATTT carries:
- the ltrA gene encoding group II intron reverse transcriptase/maturase, encoding MRSREEQRQQNIPQGSSRQRDTVKPEGYAGVPSSSPAQVAPSSREGQNDLLEKMLGRENLLLAYKRVIQNGGAPGVDGVTVAELQAYLKTHWESVKAELLAGTYRPMPVRRVEIPKPGGGVRLLGIPTVMDRLLQQALLQVMNPIFDAQFSWYSYGFRPGKRAHEAVLQAQRHIQSGLRWVVDMDLEKFFDRVNHDILMARVARRVTDKRVLKLIRSYLNAGVMANGVCQKTEEGTPQGGPLSPLLANILLDDLDKELMKRGLRFVRYADDCNIFVASKRAGERVMESVICFVEGKLKLKVNRDKSAVDRPWNRKFLGFSFLSKKDATIRLAPKTISRFKEKVRELTDRSKSMSMEERISRLNRYLMGWLGYFRLASAKKHVASFDQWIRRRLRMCLWKQWKRVRTRIRELRALGVPEWACFVMANSRRGPWEMSRNT